One Pichia kudriavzevii chromosome 3, complete sequence genomic window carries:
- a CDS encoding uncharacterized protein (PKUD0C10540; similar to Saccharomyces cerevisiae YDR477W (SNF1); ancestral locus Anc_5.611), which translates to MEQQHPQQPQSQSQHPHPQQHYHHTHHQDHGGAGSQKESNRIGKYQIVKTLGEGSFGKVKLAYHTTTGQRVALKIINRKTLAKSDMQGRIEREISYLRLLNHPHIIKLYDVIKSKEEIIMVIEYAGKELFEYIVQNGRMKDQQARRFFQQIIAAIDYCHSHKIVHRDLKPENLLLDDQLNIKIADFGLSNIMSDGNFLKTSCGSPNYAAPEVISGKLYAGPEVDVWSCGVILYVMLCGRLPFDDESIPALFKKISNGVYTLPHDLSSGAKNLLTRMLVVNPLNRITIHEIMEDEWFSVDLPDYLKHSAMVEDRVLTTDDIDEDVIFALSSTMGYSRDEIIEAIKIGKVPETEEILDSYELMRKNTGLVRTMKNERLEKETAGFRVGDSYTQPLDQFSSQQSGISQQFASDPRYTRNQSEEWRLAAGVEQQPSINNAPNSTIAILPSSLPQIHKAYMLQSYPELANVQPVTPKKSKTRWHFGIRSRSYPLDVMGEIYRALKNLGAEWQRPSEEELWTIKVRWRYAPNEEGSTIQDPSVPDMMKMQIQLFQLEPNNYLVDFKFDGWESKNGSTSSGSENSQDDELVSSFSAYPFLHLSTRLIMELAVNSQG; encoded by the coding sequence ATGGAGCAACAACATCCACAGCAACCGCAATCGCAATCGCAACACCCACACCCCCAGCAACATTATCACCATACCCATCATCAAGATCATGGTGGTGCTGGTTCACAGAAAGAGTCAAATAGGATTGGGAAGTACCAGATAGTCAAAACACTAGGTGAAGGTTCTTTTGGTAAAGTCAAGCTTGCATATCATACAACAACTGGACAGAGAGTtgcattgaaaataattAACCGGAAGACTCTTGCCAAATCGGATATGCAAGGAAGAATTGAACGTGAGATTTCCTACTTAAGATTACTAAACCATCCACATATCATCAAGTTATACGATGTTATCAAATCCAAGGAGGAAATCATTATGGTCATTGAATATGCAGGGAAAGAATTGTTTGAGTACATTGTTCAAAATGGACGTATGAAAGATCAGCAAGCAAGAagattctttcaacaaataaTCGCCGCTATTGATTATTGTCATAGTCATAAGATTGTCCACCGAGACTTAAAGCCTGAAAATTTACTTCTCGATGACCAACTAAATATCAAAATTGCAGATTTCGGCTTGTCCAATATTATGAGTGATGgtaatttcttgaaaaccAGTTGTGGTTCACCAAACTATGCTGCACCTGAAGTGATTTCTGGTAAATTATATGCGGGTCCGGAAGTGGATGTATGGTCCTGTGGGGTGATTTTATATGTGATGTTATGTGGTAGATTGccatttgatgatgaatctATTCCGGCattatttaaaaaaatcagtAATGGTGTTTACACATTACCCCACGACCTATCTTCCGGGGCTAAGAATTTACTGACTAGGATGTTGGTGGTCAATCCATTGAACAGAATTACAATTCATGAGATTATGGAGGATGAATGGTTTAGCGTTGACCTCCCTGACTACTTGAAACATTCTGCGATGGTCGAAGACAGAGTTTTAACGACCGACGATATAGACGAGGATGTCATTTTTGCACTTTCCTCTACGATGGGTTACAGCAGAGACGAAATCATTGAAGCTATCAAAATAGGTAAGGTTCCCGAAACTGAGGAAATTTTGGATAGTTATGAGTTAATGCGTAAAAATACAGGACTTGTCAGGACAATGAAAAACGAACGCTTAGAAAAGGAAACAGCGGGATTCCGGGTGGGGGACTCCTACACCCAGCCCCTGGACCAATTTTCATCACAACAATCCGGTATTTCACAACAGTTTGCGTCTGATCCAAGGTATACTCGTAATCAATCGGAGGAATGGCGACTAGCTGCTGGAGTTGAGCAACAGCCATCCATCAATAATGCACCTAACTCAACGATAGCAATTTTGCCTTCTTCTTTACCCCAGATTCATAAGGCTTATATGTTGCAATCATATCCAGAGCTTGCCAATGTTCAACCTGTCACACCAAAAAAATCGAAAACAAGATGGCATTTCGGTATCAGATCTCGATCATACCCTCTTGACGTTATGGGTGAAATATACCGTGCTTTAAAGAATTTAGGGGCAGAATGGCAACGCCCAAGTGAAGAAGAGCTATGGACAATCAAGGTGAGATGGAGATATGCCCCAAATGAGGAGGGTTCCACCATCCAAGACCCTAGTGTTCCTGatatgatgaagatgcagATCCAGTTATTCCAGCTCGAACCCAATAACTATCTTGTAGATTTTAAGTTTGACGGATGGGAAAGCAAGAATGGATCTACATCATCAGGCTCTGAAAATAGCCAGGATGACGAGCTTGTATCGTCATTTTCTGCATATCCATTTCTTCACCTTTCGACCAGATTGATTATGGAGCTAGCAGTTAATAGTCAAGGATAG
- a CDS encoding uncharacterized protein (PKUD0C10550; similar to Saccharomyces cerevisiae YDR475C (JIP4) and YOR019W (YOR019W); ancestral locus Anc_5.609) — MSKNTVDDYFSMTRNNRDGALSPYSTNGLYPSLSWGDTPEFAGLTKTKSHTGKIVYKSANMSRSQADTKVYPYHTVHLTVAPPEKLRPLTPEDVLVKTTGKCLDCSSISGAKCIHFAQDNYTHDGILLQSPGGRKDVPLKSILLKKDKKSLIDSKFSNSVGFDTVNLKYSDDLSNYPSSAFSCSDNDDLDDDKLFNNDEMSRGRASGRIPLNRTTSRSPSRSLSPGSKSPNRIQNLDNFTPIQDHSYKNFFTLRYPTQPIITHDACTLTRKHKLFDDMYAGRLKYVQPKMQNRVILCYVSGRKHTWVGIDWACNQLLEDGDTIVIFASIKNPGRSLTRFQRRNSDVAVVSNITENKIRNSPEYAKAATENIMKYALSVVNPDRIVKITVELAVGTTNDVFEDMFDLYQPSLLVTGSKPGKTAPTKAWSTKRLSDKVVSYSPIPTIIVSPINMGLFEKKLFKVMDKRMSQMEKDRHMEDDEILKELDDVGTYSLEDQKAYIKQTGLNDVFIMKELQSAIDELDKHVKSLKKSDSGSTSEEEEEEDVDRKGGEDKEVEDEEVEDESSSIDSRDHRFDNRSSLSRTLSQNMSSDNEDSEENESENDDLSVDSEAPPAYVASPTNTPSFKLKRLELETQVKIYKEISKIKSTPLNEDTFKHFLSVVSDSAHEYGIQLAESAKMGAEESKLVRTLTGAPEQLVKKKSMVSVNTRQEDDFEEKLRKYRQQKRLEKQQPSAKGKPLKVPKVNVESPSPTNSSRSSNFLQKMKSSSSVKSGPASSVNDGIPIDSSPGVDQNLKEDKKGKKKKRKGFFSSLFGK; from the coding sequence ATGAGCAAGAATACAGTTGATGATTACTTTTCAATGACCCGGAACAACCGGGATGGAGCATTGAGTCCCTACAGCACCAACGGATTATATCCCAGCTTATCATGGGGTGATACTCCCGAATTTGCTGGTTTAACCAAGACCAAATCACACACGGGGAAAATAGTTTACAAGAGTGCCAACATGAGCAGATCTCAAGCTGATACTAAAGTTTATCCTTACCACACTGTCCATCTAACTGTTGCGCCCCCTGAGAAATTGAGACCTCTTACACCTGAGGATGTATTAGTGAAAACAACAGGTAAATGTCTCGATTGCAGTAGTATCAGTGGAGCCAAGTGTATTCATTTTGCTCAAGATAACTATACACATGATGGTATATTACTTCAATCTCCTGGAGGGAGGAAAGATGTACCATTAAAGTCTATcctattgaagaaggataAAAAATCTCTTATTGAttccaagttttcaaattctgtTGGTTTCGATACAGTCAACTTGAAGTACTCTGATGATTTAAGTAACTATCCCTCTTCAGCTTTTAGCTGTAGTGATAACGACGATTTAGATGATGACAAACTATTCAATAACGATGAAATGAGTCGTGGTAGAGCTTCTGGAAGAATACCACTGAATCGCACTACATCAAGGTCTCCGAGTCGAAGTTTAAGTCCTGGTAGTAAGTCGCCAAACAGGATACAGAATCTGGATAACTTCACTCCGATTCAAGATCACAGTTATAAGAACTTTTTCACATTGAGATACCCTACACAGCCGATAATTACTCATGACGCATGTACACTAACAAGGAAACACAAGTTATTCGATGATATGTATGCTGGTAGGTTAAAATATGTGCAGCCAAAAATGCAGAACCGGGTGATCTTATGCTATGTTAGCGGAAGGAAACATACTTGGGTTGGGATCGATTGGGCGTGCAACCAACTCCTGGAAGATGGAGATACTATAGTGATTTTTGCATCAATAAAAAATCCGGGCAGATCCTTAACGAGATTTCAGCGTAGAAATAGTGATGTTGCCGTTGTTTCAAACATAAcggaaaataaaattagAAACTCCCCAGAATATGCCAAAGCAGCAAcagaaaatataatgaaATATGCCTTATCGGTTGTGAATCCAGATAGAATTGTTAAGATTACGGTTGAGTTGGCAGTTGGGACGACGAATGATGTTTTTGAGGATATGTTTGATTTATACCAACCGTCGTTACTGGTAACCGGTTCTAAGCCAGGAAAAACAGCACCAACCAAAGCTTGGTCAACAAAGAGGTTATCCGATAAGGTAGTTTCATACTCCCCTATACCAACAATCATTGTATCTCCCATCAATATGGGATTATTTGAGAAGAAGTTGTTCAAAGTGATGGATAAAAGGATGTCACAGATGGAGAAGGATCGGCACATGGAAGATGATGAGATCCTTAAAGAATTAGATGACGTTGGAACCTACAGTTTGGAAGACCAAAAGGCTTACATTAAACAAACGGGTTTGAATGATGTTTTTATAATGAAAGAGCTGCAATCAGCAATAGACGAATTGGATAAACATGTCAAAAGTCTAAAAAAGAGTGACAGTGGTAGTACcagtgaagaagaagaagaagaagatgtgGATAGAAAGGGAGGTGAAGATAAAGAAgtagaagatgaagaagtagAAGATGAAAGTAGTTCAATAGATTCACGCGATCATAGGTTTGACAACAGGTCTAGTTTATCACGAACGTTATCACAAAACATGTCAAGTGACAACGAGGACAGTGAGGAGAATGAAAGTGAGAACGATGATTTAAGTGTTGATTCTGAAGCACCACCTGCATATGTAGCTAGTCCAACCAACACCCCATCATTCAAATTAAAGAGGCTAGAGCTGGAGACACAAGTGAAAATCTACAAGGAGATATCCAAAATTAAATCTACACCGCTCAATGAAGACACTTTCAAGCATTTTTTGAGTGTTGTTTCTGATTCCGCACACGAGTACGGTATCCAGTTGGCGGAATCAGCAAAGATGGGTGCAGAAGAGTCCAAGTTGGTTCGTACATTAACTGGTGCTCCAGAGCAGTtagtaaagaaaaagagtaTGGTCAGTGTTAATACTCGTCAGGaggatgattttgaagagaagTTACGGAAATACAGGCAGCAAAAGAGACTGGAAAAACAGCAACCAAGTGCCAAGGGTAAACCTTTGAAAGTACCAAAGGTGAATGTAGAAAGTCCAAGTCCGACAAACAGTTCCAGAAGCAGTAATTTTCTGCAAAAGATGAAAAGCTCATCGTCTGTTAAATCGGGCCCTGCTTCCTCTGTGAATGATGGTATTCCAATAGACTCATCTCCAGGAGTTGACCAGAATCTCAAAGAAGACAAGAAGggcaaaaagaagaaaagaaagggGTTTTTCTCTAGTCTGTTTGGCAAATAG
- a CDS encoding uncharacterized protein (PKUD0C10560; similar to Saccharomyces cerevisiae YDR479C (PEX29); ancestral locus Anc_5.614) has protein sequence MEGFGSKLWDKIQSQGLAMAGSLADETGHDLRAPGCSEKATSPRQGDNSDSIRKDTSASGIDSTTDFLGSFFTTRDTPKGTNTKLEEPGVSHPNKKDTSRLNEPPKMKKSKSAFGFLEDTTSSYTDKFIERFISMAIPTTTTSSKRELDRILNRIEMQKTRPPLSVQTMSRNSILLLQRLSLPFEALDLIINILNWETPIVTITTMLFLTLCLLKPINFLTLPIFYVCFEIIIPAYMVQNPNTDESMDGWETELPKPVNQFSREFLLNVTDLQNHMLLYVNAWDFINAWCWKLFYFKDELLSWFIFVVLLFWGVFMQIFGASIITFCFPVIKVLAVVMSWGVIIALHPKNRVKLLETFYSEELRLKIVSLLNHYESNIISDLDLTTDKMEIREIEIFELQVFNEETRTWQFVCFSPDNYPPNSHIRQNKIPINGTLLLDSVLPPKGWKFINLSENDNKIPVLSKHKTEVLSQKEENTRGMYLDHDKRKQAKEKKRMLRRQRRQQRRHGKTDTNQVLLKVPVEPKQSSIQHRRVSNDFHNVMIDPRLVDNYLIEQLETGIKYEGWYIDLCPKTWVQDYYLQDVFEVDDDTKWVYDLVVMGNGIDALSAGLGIPKTKLRKSRGDVRRRRWVRYAVRDIVRGVQTDFTEQNSDDKHGDNASIFSDEEEDSENGYSFSDDIDYTDIEDNSGVGEENVTAALPDTSLVSTVAESPETEKIVNPGAEKLKK, from the coding sequence ATGGAAGGTTTTGGAAGCAAGCTTTGGGATAAAATCCAATCGCAGGGATTAGCAATGGCCGGAAGTCTAGCGGACGAAACTGGCCACGATCTGCGGGCGCCTGGTTGTTCCGAGAAAGCTACATCTCCAAGGCAGGGAGACAATTCAGATTCCATTAGAAAAGATACATCTGCATCAGGGATAGATAGTACGACTGATTTTTTAGGCTCTTTTTTTACCACAAGAGATACACCTAAGGGTACCAATACCAAACTGGAAGAACCAGGCGTATCTCACCCCAACAAGAAAGACACATCAAGGCTAAACGAACCGCctaaaatgaaaaagtcCAAATCTGCCTTTGGCTTCTTAGAGGATACGACCAGTAGCTACACTGATAAATTCATCGAAAGATTTATATCGATGGCAATTCCTACAACTACTACCTCAAGTAAGCGTGAGCTTGATAGGATATTAAATAGAATAGAGATGCAAAAAACCAGACCTCCACTGAGTGTACAAACGATGTCAAGAAACTCCATTCTTTTACTACAGAGACTTTCTTTACCATTTGAAGCTCTAGATTTAATAATCAACATTTTAAATTGGGAAACGCCTATTGTTACCATAACGAcaatgctatttttaacCCTGTGCTTACTCAAACCAATAAATTTCCTAACATTACCCATATTCTACGTTTGCTTTGAAATTATTATTCCAGCTTATATGGTTCAGAACCCCAACACTGATGAGAGCATGGATGGTTGGGAAACTGAGTTACCCAAACCAGTCAATCAGTTTTCTAGAGAGTTCTTACTCAATGTGACTGATCTTCAAAACCATATGCTGTTATACGTTAATGCCTGGGACTTTATCAATGCATGGTGTTGGAAgcttttttattttaagGATGAACTGTTATCTTGGTTTATATTTGTTGTCTTATTGTTTTGGGGGGTTTTTATGCAAATATTCGGAGCCAGTATAATcacattttgttttccagTTATCAAGGTTTTAGCAGTTGTAATGTCTTGGGGTGTTATAATTGCACTGCATCCTAAAAACAGAGTAAAACTTCTAGAAACATTTTACAGTGAAGAGTTACGTTTGAAAATAGTTAGCTTATTGAACCATTATGAGTCCAATATAATTAGTGATTTGGATTTAACTACAGATAAAATGGAGATaagagaaattgaaatttttgaactACAAGTGTTCAATGAGGAAACTAGGACATGGCAATTTGTGTGTTTCTCTCCTGACAACTACCCTCCGAACAGCCACATCAGGCAGAATAAAATTCCTATAAATGGTACGCTCTTATTGGATTCTGTTTTACCACCTAAGGGATGgaaattcatcaatttgtcAGAGAACGACAACAAGATTCCTGTTTTATCCAAACATAAAACCGAGGTACTGAGTCAAAAAGAGGAGAATACAAGAGGGATGTACTTAGACCACGATAAGAGGAAACAAgcaaaggagaagaaaagaatgtTGAGGCGTCAAAGAAGACAACAAAGGCGGCATGGAAAAACCGATACCAATCAAGTACTACTGAAAGTTCCCGTTGAGCCTAAGCAATCAAGTATACAACATCGAAGAGTCAGTAACGATTTTCACAATGTTATGATTGATCCTCGacttgttgataattatcTGATTGAGCAGCTGGAAACCGGCATAAAATACGAAGGCTGGTATATTGATCTATGCCCCAAAACTTGGGTACAAGACTATTATTTACAGGATGTTTTCGAGGTTGATGACGACACCAAATGGGTGTATGATTTAGTTGTGATGGGAAATGGAATTGATGCACTTTCTGCTGGTTTAGGGATTCCTAAAACAAAACTCCGTAAGTCCAGAGGTGATGTGAGAAGGCGTAGGTGGGTACGTTATGCGGTGCGTGATATAGTTCGGGGAGTCCAGACTGATTTCACAGAACAAAACAGTGATGATAAACATGGTGATAATGCGTCTATTTTTTCAgatgaagaggaggatAGTGAAAATGGATACAGCTTCAgtgatgatattgattaTACTGATATTGAGGATAATAGTGGGGTCGGTGAAGAAAATGTCACAGCAGCTTTACCAGATACATCATTGGTGTCAACTGTAGCTGAATCGCCGGAAACGGAAAAAATCGTGAACCCCGGCgctgaaaaattaaaaaaatga
- a CDS encoding uncharacterized protein (PKUD0C10570; similar to Saccharomyces cerevisiae YBR291C (CTP1); ancestral locus Anc_2.525): MGAPVKKPDPFHSFIAGGVAGAIEGVVTYPFEFAKTRLQLVDKSSKMSRNPLVLIYTVAKTQGVSALYVGCPAFVVGNTAKASVRFLGFDAIKRVLADKDGKLSGPRGVIAGLGAGLLESVLAVTPAEAIKTAKIDDKQSLKPKYQDGVRGTFRLIKDLGVKGLYSGLLPVAMRQGANSAVRLGSYSKIKGVLQDWSNTPRDKPLSSGMTFLLGAFAGIVTVYTTMPIDTVKTRMQSLDATKQYSSTLNCFVKIFRNEGLMTFWKGATPRLGRLILSGGIVFTIYEKMLVVLA; encoded by the coding sequence ATGGGAGCACCGGTAAAGAAACCAGATCCttttcattcttttattGCCGGTGGTGTTGCCGGCGCAATTGAAGGTGTAGTCACCTACCCATTTGAGTTTGCGAAAACTCGTTTACAACTAGTGGACAAGTCAAGTAAGATGTCAAGAAATCCTTTGGTGCTTATCTATACTGTTGCGAAAACACAAGGAGTAAGTGCATTATATGTTGGCTGTCCTGCATTTGTCGTTGGGAATACAGCCAAGGCTTCTGTACGATTCCTTGGATTTGATGCCATTAAAAGAGTCCTAGCTGATAAGGATGGTAAGCTATCTGGACCAAGGGGTGTTATTGCAGGTCTCGGTGCTGGTTTATTAGAAAGTGTTTTGGCTGTCACTCCAGCGGAAGCAATCAAGACAGCAAAAATAGATGACAAACAGAGtttgaaaccaaaataCCAAGATGGCGTACGTGGTACGTTTCGTTTAATCAAGGATCTTGGGGTTAAAGGCTTGTATTCTGGTTTGCTACCAGTGGCTATGAGGCAAGGTGCAAACTCTGCAGTTCGTTTAGGatcatattcaaaaattaaAGGTGTTTTGCAGGACTGGAGCAATACTCCAAGAGATAAGCCATTAAGCTCGGGTATGACTTTCCTATTGGGTGCATTTGCTGGTATTGTGACTGTATACACAACCATGCCAATTGATACAGTCAAGACAAGAATGCAATCCTTAGATGCCACTAAACAATATTCAAGTACTTTGAATTGTTTCGTTAAGATCTTCAGGAATGAAGGACTAATGACATTTTGGAAAGGAGCAACACCAAGGTTGGGAAGGTTGATTTTGAGTGGTGGTATAGTTTTCACAATTTATGAAAAAATGCTGGTTGTTCTTGCCTAA
- a CDS encoding uncharacterized protein (PKUD0C10580; similar to Saccharomyces cerevisiae YBR290W (BSD2); ancestral locus Anc_2.524), with protein MVLQERIQSLLDRGRDGINNVYNNAPMLRFINPNNRYNIVSTGENSDPSRTRTIDGHVVHVGETNDGVFSNLSAKPHVNSTVVTDVLPSYSEAAHDPSPPYWETSVMSEFDEIYIDGIPVGNVLNFLWSILVSVLFQFLGFVITYLLHTSHAAKNGSQVGLGITIINLAFVSLPIDIDKNLVDTTMGRVEPVDPTMIDATVDNPIMVGSVDEFHSSLSTHGEFQHQIKGTLKGIPFLSYFLFALGGLIIMKACWDFIKVKRLEYSIMFPSNNVASAASQVESGNDNHNHNDNTVGDDADVHSQGIEMTTNPTISENAFQRV; from the coding sequence ATGGTATTACAAGAAAGAATTCAATCTCTTCTAGATAGGGGGCGTGACGGTATTAATAATGTTTACAATAATGCACCTATGCTGAGGTTTATCAACCCCAACAACAGATACAATATTGTGTCCACAGGAGAAAATAGTGATCCATCACGTACTAGGACCATCGATGGACACGTTGTGCACGTGGGCGAGACCAACGATGGTGTTTTCAGTAACTTGTCTGCAAAACCACATGTCAATTCCACAGTCGTTACAGATGTTTTGCCATCATATTCCGAGGCAGCACATGATCCCTCTCCGCCCTACTGGGAAACTTCGGTAATGTCTGAATTCGACGAAATATATATTGATGGGATACCGGTAGGTAATgttctcaattttctttggagTATACTGGTGAGTGTCTTATTCCAGTTTTTAGGATTTGTAATCACTTACTTGCTACATACTTCACATGCCGCTAAGAATGGATCACAGGTTGGACTTGGAATAACCATCATCAACTTGGCATTTGTTTCACTGCCAATAGATATTGATAAGAATTTAGTTGATACAACAATGGGGAGAGTAGAACCTGTTGATCCGACCATGATTGATGCGACTGTGGATAATCCTATTATGGTTGGTTCTGTTGACGAATTTCATTCATCCCTTAGTACCCACGGGGAGTTTCAGCACCAAATAAAGGGAACTCTGAAAGGCATTCCGTTTTTATCATACTTTCTCTTTGCACTGGGTGGACTAATCATCATGAAGGCTTGCTGGGACTTTATTAAAGTCAAAAGGCTAGAGTATTCTATTATGTTTCCTTCAAATAATGTAGCGTCAGCGGCATCCCAAGTAGAAAGTGGAAATGACAACCATAATCATAATGACAATACAGTTGGTGATGATGCTGATGTTCACTCGCAGGGGATTGAAATGACCACTAACCCAACTATATCCGAAAATGCATTCCAAAGAGTCTAG